From the Deltaproteobacteria bacterium genome, the window CTTGGAATTTAAGACCCGATATCCAGAACTTTTTGCTGACTACCAAGCTCGCTGCGCGAGCGACGCTGTCCGTGTCGGCCAACCCTATCTGTGGGAAGACGACAAGGTTCAGGTCCTGAACTTCCCAACCAAACAGCATTGGCGCCATCCGTCGCAACTGGACTGGATCGAAGCTGGCCTGAAGTACCTCGCTAACCACTACACCGATCTTGGAATTCACAGCCTTGCCATGCCACCGCTTGGCTGCGGTAACGGAGGCCTGAGCTGGAGCGAGGTCAAGCCACTGATCATCAAGTACTTGGGCGACATCCCCGACCTTGAAGTCTATGTCTATGAGTCTTTGGCTAAGGCTACCCAGCCGGACCGGGACTCCCAGTCGGTCAAGGAAGCTCCGGATACGAACCCAGGTACGGCTGCA encodes:
- a CDS encoding macro domain-containing protein, with translation MITFVTGNLFSSHAQVLTNTVNCVGVMGKGVALEFKTRYPELFADYQARCASDAVRVGQPYLWEDDKVQVLNFPTKQHWRHPSQLDWIEAGLKYLANHYTDLGIHSLAMPPLGCGNGGLSWSEVKPLIIKYLGDIPDLEVYVYESLAKATQPDRDSQSVKEAPDTNPGTAARSALGISPA